A single Providencia manganoxydans DNA region contains:
- a CDS encoding TcdA/TcdB pore-forming domain-containing protein, translating to MQKKNCHLFILKLMGDDFIDIKNTLYDMNKWSNSNGYSYFIKITNKQNRLKKDIERLGESFVYYNKWFKNQNTNDENRKLFAGKVEVSKELGRNIHIGVQGLSRGGIITFILIQKLLANYLVDRQFKYILKTKADSMNERILALQARDELNIKSALGRSLVLRNGQASQDIQQFNMDPLAFMSKNAISGDSMTKMGRLPTQGRAQLVKIDPHSYAIEYVYHPLVQNENLSVDSYFLGYNGANQSAKNPAYIDIPIIAAENSFVFTGSLTGCSVVVTKLNDTTYRVYHDGRVNSSLLYDNVMMAFDYRDYQISGTDEGLGMAYMHFKNGQWQLILQRQEYKVTRTGVIPVLRGNEASISILYADEQWTENNLQKFLRYREQVHNKLKELASRYEINTNNIVDSHYVDGDFSLTHQAIEPWLNLINQIKSHIERVHDTNTQRFLLNEINSVLSEAKSVERSWLWLQIKNKQGFESVVQVDVEALGSGLGNISIDRRYDLAVRAHIRNNNVEFNEGNEKYKEIVITGFSDGMTSTEMKSLYLNNNLSIKERGALYHHIEDSLAKEYIDNILKLSAKVNILFQRHGAIYTHLAPQDFYLPLMGDNSGGRCYPLVRAMAVALANKGRVDANVLLNKLFLAAGAPTEENSILLKTSLKNLHSNVDAVQASSSHGQFNLNEIHSKLIEASSTEMYALVTRTHAMLIGKTVNEDNVSYHFYDPNFINLGYDNVEHLFSALNEFFIKNKMASTYKALGSKSIPTFELISINTEAMGEVSIGNGIKVSDLSNNADLYMIASQQKELNHFIEQQNNITKDLQIRSSLELLKAEQWGKRVSDAYNILISTQYRDNDPTTVGYLLYDKWLPNFSNIEAVSDEKYRIQFISQEDTLNTRWVETTDKTFIEFKEYYNNKLQSFKKIYSFENGEFQRETHVSNIEHIDGINAGMALQTLFQYISNKNRNEMAYGGSLNLKVALKIHSYVNYAMIAHGTVSDTVKVTKLVHSLWKQGNTLEKEAMESFSASLARSAGEKLAVVLQVASVGLDIYELANAENEPQREVYATQLIFDTTILATSVVEYGASIAAIESLQGVFGPLAVPLMGIGIGITELVKINAQHAQEAASVGAYFATLKRSYENAHLIYDTDRKLILPSDNVVYKSINFRNGELLLDSQYIYRGKEGVIWTGEAFFPRNIITDFGSNPGSDTSKDKAINVREAVGVTHTKQQFDKTLFGIVVLPVVPKSYIDYEYGSLAGATSRDDNGFSILRNMEWKYQFYFDFYHALSEKIITKLHFEYEYTTMSILLDKKDAHLIVPNIPEEYRNKLLHFIKGYGGSYRININHGAALRLQDEAVNDECSKWIIDASFVDGDRFDFYNNRIEIDGVPIYIDELGKTGVITIVNKMHELYQYKLANSKLTMQATDASQWQDDSGDELDEEIAFNSKVTRLKKRLSFEQYFNQLESKNFIDTPYIVVHNYQHNHKNVGRSYYDTKHKRMIFTEAYGKQYRSGVLSLVDNDYAYFISDDKTLAWYVDINSGKIKGTYDFSKIKVNNDTAIVNYIWKRNDLIFIEASIKIRDKEVIARFTPYEKTLLLNRLTNNSYLLDNLANTATENLPDKFKFIDYLLYHPSDELTVTEKNNVLDSIYNDDVLEIDGKDSNGINRRYWLRMSSNTLIKPNIESSIHSPNNIINNKKWTPPDDVKLGGSLIDDTGNEIFFFFSKKENKVYRQEGLGQDKLDDNVPTAKIIADIPFIDNVIQDNGKLLLIGEFGGIEQIYADGSMHLVAFNKTWLKNTSNNMTWWMKLEQYYTDLTHPIALLGLKDLHSNLVPAWYFKGKTIIAKSLASSHKLNFVGFSDDYQGGYILDTITGKLHYQKAVQYNELEGAFGESLVMIEDTHFLPEATIIYPNLIFKDVKLVDGGLLLIMENNGVIYHPVSNDYEVRNKYTLGSSLVINGTNYDDFLHVNKIGDVKHLTVSGGEGIDIYKFNYQDWQQYDSIIIDNYAVYKEVDYIDLSIDDGLDKLFIKRSGDDLVVFDIENKTSLILMGIYSSKYEYYRHFEIRINDNVYNLHAEFMADFFRDKNLSVAILTLLVAQSSSNAYQNKSKSYSVLSEQISQMRNSGLSSSLLNNRMVKPLANDAVLAIQETH from the coding sequence ATGCAAAAGAAAAACTGCCATTTATTCATCTTGAAATTAATGGGGGATGATTTTATTGATATTAAAAATACACTTTATGATATGAATAAGTGGAGTAATTCTAATGGCTATAGCTATTTTATAAAAATAACAAATAAACAAAATAGACTAAAAAAAGATATAGAAAGGTTGGGTGAATCATTTGTTTATTATAATAAATGGTTTAAAAATCAAAATACTAATGATGAAAATAGGAAGTTATTTGCTGGTAAGGTTGAGGTCAGCAAAGAGTTAGGGCGAAATATTCATATTGGGGTACAAGGGCTGTCTAGAGGAGGGATTATAACCTTTATATTAATTCAAAAACTATTGGCTAATTATTTGGTTGATAGGCAATTTAAATACATATTAAAAACAAAAGCCGATAGTATGAATGAGCGTATATTGGCATTACAAGCTCGGGATGAGCTTAATATAAAGTCAGCACTAGGGAGGAGCTTAGTGCTAAGAAATGGTCAAGCAAGTCAAGATATCCAGCAGTTCAACATGGATCCTTTGGCATTCATGAGTAAGAATGCAATTAGTGGTGATAGCATGACAAAAATGGGGCGCCTCCCTACTCAGGGCCGTGCCCAATTGGTGAAAATAGATCCCCATAGTTATGCGATTGAATATGTTTATCATCCTTTAGTTCAAAATGAAAACTTAAGTGTTGATAGTTATTTTTTAGGCTACAACGGAGCAAATCAATCAGCTAAAAATCCAGCTTATATCGATATTCCAATCATTGCTGCGGAGAATAGCTTTGTTTTTACGGGCTCTTTAACTGGGTGTTCTGTGGTCGTGACTAAATTAAATGATACAACTTATCGGGTTTATCATGATGGTCGTGTAAATAGTTCGCTGCTTTACGACAACGTGATGATGGCTTTTGATTACCGCGATTACCAAATTTCAGGTACTGATGAAGGCCTTGGAATGGCTTATATGCACTTTAAGAATGGGCAATGGCAGTTAATACTACAAAGGCAAGAGTATAAGGTTACGCGTACAGGAGTGATCCCTGTATTAAGAGGAAATGAAGCATCAATAAGTATACTATATGCAGATGAACAATGGACTGAAAATAATCTACAAAAATTTTTAAGGTATAGGGAACAAGTTCACAATAAATTAAAAGAATTAGCATCTCGCTACGAAATTAACACAAATAATATTGTTGATAGTCATTACGTTGACGGTGATTTTTCCTTAACACATCAAGCAATTGAACCTTGGCTAAATTTAATTAATCAAATTAAATCTCATATAGAAAGAGTTCATGATACTAATACACAGCGATTTTTATTGAATGAAATTAATTCTGTATTAAGTGAAGCAAAGTCAGTTGAACGTAGTTGGCTATGGTTACAAATTAAAAATAAGCAAGGCTTTGAGTCCGTTGTTCAAGTTGATGTAGAGGCACTAGGAAGTGGGTTAGGTAATATATCGATTGATAGGCGATACGATCTCGCTGTGCGTGCGCATATCAGAAATAATAATGTGGAATTTAATGAGGGAAATGAAAAATATAAAGAAATAGTCATTACTGGCTTCAGTGATGGTATGACTTCCACCGAAATGAAATCATTGTATTTAAATAATAATTTAAGCATAAAAGAACGCGGTGCACTTTATCATCATATTGAGGATTCTCTAGCAAAAGAATATATTGATAATATATTAAAGTTGAGTGCTAAGGTGAATATATTATTTCAACGACATGGTGCGATTTATACTCATCTGGCACCTCAGGATTTTTATTTACCTTTAATGGGGGATAATTCTGGAGGACGATGTTATCCATTGGTAAGAGCGATGGCTGTTGCACTTGCTAACAAGGGGCGAGTAGATGCAAATGTTCTTTTAAATAAATTATTTTTAGCGGCAGGAGCGCCTACAGAAGAAAACTCTATTTTATTAAAAACATCATTAAAAAATCTTCATTCGAATGTTGATGCGGTACAAGCATCTAGCTCCCATGGGCAATTTAATTTAAATGAAATACACTCTAAGCTTATTGAAGCCAGTTCTACAGAGATGTATGCTTTGGTTACTAGAACACATGCGATGTTAATAGGAAAAACAGTTAATGAAGACAATGTAAGTTATCATTTTTATGACCCTAACTTCATTAATCTAGGCTATGATAATGTTGAGCATCTTTTTTCTGCACTGAATGAGTTTTTTATAAAAAATAAAATGGCTTCAACGTATAAAGCGTTAGGTTCAAAATCGATACCAACGTTTGAGTTAATCTCGATCAACACTGAAGCTATGGGTGAAGTATCAATTGGCAATGGTATTAAAGTCAGCGATTTATCAAATAACGCTGATTTATATATGATAGCGAGTCAACAAAAAGAATTAAACCATTTTATCGAACAACAAAATAATATTACTAAGGATTTACAAATACGTTCATCATTAGAGCTTTTAAAAGCTGAGCAATGGGGAAAGAGGGTCTCTGATGCTTATAATATATTAATATCTACTCAATACAGAGATAACGATCCGACAACGGTTGGATATTTGCTATATGATAAGTGGCTTCCAAATTTTTCTAATATAGAAGCTGTCAGTGATGAAAAATATAGAATTCAATTTATTTCTCAGGAAGATACATTAAATACTCGATGGGTCGAAACCACAGATAAAACATTTATTGAATTCAAAGAGTATTATAATAATAAATTACAATCTTTTAAAAAAATCTATTCATTTGAAAATGGAGAATTTCAGCGAGAAACTCATGTTAGTAATATAGAGCATATTGATGGAATTAATGCAGGTATGGCTCTTCAAACACTCTTTCAGTATATATCGAATAAAAATAGAAATGAAATGGCTTATGGTGGGTCATTAAATTTAAAAGTGGCTCTTAAAATTCACAGCTATGTAAATTATGCCATGATCGCCCATGGCACAGTAAGTGATACTGTTAAAGTGACAAAGTTAGTACATTCTTTGTGGAAGCAAGGAAATACACTTGAAAAAGAAGCCATGGAAAGCTTTTCAGCATCGTTAGCTCGGAGTGCTGGAGAGAAATTAGCCGTTGTTCTTCAAGTTGCATCGGTTGGATTAGATATTTATGAATTAGCTAATGCAGAAAATGAGCCTCAAAGAGAAGTGTATGCTACCCAATTAATATTTGATACTACAATTTTAGCTACCAGTGTTGTTGAGTATGGTGCCTCAATAGCTGCAATTGAAAGTCTTCAAGGTGTTTTTGGGCCTTTAGCTGTTCCTCTTATGGGGATAGGTATCGGTATAACTGAACTAGTTAAGATAAATGCTCAACATGCACAGGAGGCAGCCTCAGTCGGTGCATATTTTGCCACTTTAAAGCGATCATATGAAAATGCACATTTAATTTACGATACAGATAGAAAATTGATACTTCCCTCCGATAATGTTGTCTATAAATCGATTAATTTCCGTAATGGGGAGCTGCTACTTGATAGCCAATATATTTATCGTGGCAAAGAGGGGGTTATATGGACTGGAGAGGCATTTTTTCCTCGAAATATTATTACTGACTTTGGATCTAACCCTGGTAGTGACACCAGTAAAGATAAAGCGATTAATGTAAGAGAAGCAGTTGGCGTTACTCATACCAAACAACAATTTGATAAAACGTTATTTGGTATCGTGGTATTGCCCGTTGTTCCTAAATCATATATTGATTATGAATATGGTTCTCTTGCTGGAGCGACCTCACGTGATGATAACGGTTTTTCAATTCTTAGAAATATGGAGTGGAAGTATCAGTTTTATTTTGATTTTTATCATGCGCTTTCTGAAAAAATTATTACAAAGTTACATTTTGAATATGAATATACAACGATGAGTATTCTTTTAGATAAAAAAGATGCTCATTTAATTGTGCCAAATATACCTGAAGAATATAGAAATAAATTACTTCATTTTATCAAAGGGTATGGAGGATCTTATAGAATTAATATTAATCATGGAGCCGCTCTGAGATTACAAGATGAAGCTGTAAATGATGAATGCTCAAAATGGATTATTGATGCAAGTTTCGTCGATGGAGATAGGTTTGATTTTTATAACAATAGAATAGAAATTGATGGAGTACCTATTTATATTGATGAGTTAGGTAAAACTGGAGTAATAACTATTGTTAATAAAATGCATGAGCTATATCAATATAAATTAGCTAATTCAAAGTTAACTATGCAGGCAACTGATGCCAGTCAATGGCAAGATGATAGTGGAGATGAATTGGATGAGGAAATAGCATTCAATTCAAAAGTAACAAGATTAAAAAAAAGACTATCATTCGAACAATACTTTAATCAATTAGAGAGTAAAAACTTTATTGATACTCCCTATATTGTTGTTCACAATTATCAGCATAATCATAAAAATGTCGGTCGCTCTTATTATGATACTAAACATAAAAGAATGATATTCACTGAGGCATATGGTAAGCAATATCGTTCAGGTGTGCTCTCGTTAGTCGATAACGATTATGCCTATTTTATTTCTGATGATAAGACATTAGCTTGGTATGTTGATATTAATAGTGGGAAAATTAAAGGAACTTATGATTTTTCAAAAATAAAAGTAAATAATGACACAGCAATAGTAAATTATATATGGAAAAGAAATGACCTAATCTTTATTGAAGCTAGTATTAAAATTAGAGATAAAGAGGTTATTGCTAGATTTACACCATATGAAAAAACTCTTTTACTTAACAGGTTAACAAATAATTCTTATTTGCTTGACAATTTGGCGAATACAGCAACTGAAAACCTTCCTGATAAATTTAAATTTATCGATTATTTACTTTATCACCCATCAGATGAGCTCACCGTTACTGAAAAAAATAATGTACTTGACTCTATTTATAATGATGATGTATTAGAAATTGATGGAAAAGATAGTAATGGAATTAATCGTCGTTATTGGTTAAGGATGAGTTCTAATACACTGATAAAACCAAATATTGAATCTAGTATTCACTCACCAAATAATATTATAAATAATAAAAAATGGACTCCTCCTGATGATGTAAAACTAGGAGGAAGCTTAATTGATGATACAGGCAATGAAATATTTTTCTTTTTTAGTAAAAAAGAAAATAAGGTTTACCGTCAGGAAGGTTTGGGACAAGATAAACTGGATGATAATGTACCTACAGCTAAAATAATTGCAGATATTCCATTTATTGATAATGTTATTCAAGATAATGGTAAGCTATTACTTATTGGAGAATTTGGTGGTATTGAACAAATTTATGCCGATGGAAGTATGCATTTAGTGGCTTTTAATAAAACATGGCTTAAAAATACAAGCAATAATATGACTTGGTGGATGAAATTAGAGCAGTACTATACAGATCTCACCCATCCTATAGCATTATTGGGGCTTAAAGATCTTCATAGTAACTTAGTTCCTGCATGGTATTTTAAAGGAAAAACAATTATTGCCAAATCCTTAGCATCTTCACATAAGTTAAACTTTGTCGGTTTTTCTGATGATTATCAAGGCGGATATATTCTTGATACAATAACAGGTAAATTACATTATCAAAAGGCAGTGCAGTATAACGAATTAGAGGGAGCGTTTGGTGAGTCTCTTGTTATGATTGAAGATACTCATTTTTTACCAGAGGCTACCATAATCTATCCTAATTTAATATTCAAAGACGTTAAATTAGTTGATGGAGGGCTATTATTGATAATGGAAAATAATGGAGTTATTTATCACCCAGTATCTAATGATTACGAAGTTAGAAATAAATATACATTAGGATCTTCTTTAGTTATCAATGGAACTAACTATGATGATTTTCTTCATGTCAACAAAATAGGTGATGTGAAACATCTTACAGTAAGTGGTGGAGAAGGTATTGATATTTATAAATTTAATTATCAAGATTGGCAACAGTATGATTCGATTATTATTGATAATTATGCTGTATATAAAGAAGTAGATTATATCGATCTATCCATTGATGATGGTCTTGATAAACTTTTTATTAAACGCAGTGGTGATGATTTAGTGGTGTTTGATATTGAGAATAAAACTTCTCTTATTTTAATGGGAATATATAGCTCGAAATATGAATATTATCGTCATTTTGAAATTAGAATCAATGATAACGTATATAATTTGCATGCAGAGTTTATGGCTGATTTCTTTAGAGATAAAAACCTTTCGGTGGCGATACTAACATTACTAGTCGCACAATCTTCTAGTAATGCATATCAAAATAAATCAAAAAGCTATTCTGTATTATCTGAGCAAATAAGCCAAATGAGAAATAGTGGCTTATCAAGCTCGCTTTTGAATAACCGAATGGTGAAACCACTAGCAAATGATGCAGTTTTAGCTATTCAAGAGACCCATTAG
- a CDS encoding efflux RND transporter periplasmic adaptor subunit, giving the protein MRKNRGVLPLALLVLSGGLALSGCNDEQKGGGERPAPEVGIVTLKAEPLTIKTELPGRTSAFRIAEVRPQVSGIILKRNYKEGSDVEAGTSLYQIDPAPFQATFDSAKAELAKAQANANLAGLTVKRYKPLLGTNYISQQEYDQATSTYAQALAAVKAAEAAVETARINLNYTKVTAPISGRTGKSNVTEGALVSTGQTTELMRVQQLDPIYVDVTQSSEDFLRLRNEIEKGALQKEPGKAPVSLVINNGQEYAQKGALEFSDVTVDETTGSITMRAIFPNPNKELMPGMFVRAILEDGVRENAILVPQQGLSRTPQGDSQVMVVGAENKVEVRKVKAAQAVGNKWLVTDGLQDGDRVIVIGLQKIKPGITVVPKEANLETQSIDNQAQPEQKSK; this is encoded by the coding sequence ATGCGAAAAAACAGAGGGGTGTTACCTCTGGCTCTGTTGGTTCTTTCAGGTGGCTTAGCTTTATCAGGTTGTAACGATGAACAGAAAGGTGGCGGTGAACGCCCGGCGCCTGAAGTAGGAATTGTTACGCTTAAAGCCGAACCTCTGACTATCAAGACCGAATTACCGGGTCGTACATCTGCATTCCGTATTGCAGAAGTTCGCCCACAGGTAAGTGGCATTATACTCAAACGCAACTATAAAGAAGGTAGCGATGTTGAAGCCGGGACGTCTTTATATCAGATAGATCCAGCGCCTTTCCAAGCCACTTTTGATAGTGCTAAAGCGGAACTTGCTAAAGCGCAAGCCAACGCCAATTTAGCGGGTTTGACAGTTAAACGCTACAAACCACTCTTAGGTACTAACTATATTAGTCAGCAAGAATATGACCAAGCCACATCAACTTATGCGCAAGCTTTAGCTGCTGTTAAAGCCGCAGAAGCGGCTGTTGAAACGGCTCGTATTAACTTGAACTATACCAAAGTCACCGCGCCAATCAGTGGTCGTACGGGTAAATCAAATGTCACCGAAGGTGCATTGGTTTCTACTGGCCAAACTACTGAGTTAATGCGAGTTCAGCAACTTGATCCTATTTATGTTGATGTAACCCAATCCAGTGAGGATTTCTTACGTTTACGCAATGAAATAGAAAAAGGTGCTCTACAAAAAGAGCCGGGCAAAGCCCCTGTTAGCTTAGTCATTAATAATGGCCAAGAGTATGCTCAAAAAGGTGCTCTGGAATTTTCTGACGTTACTGTTGATGAGACAACAGGCTCAATCACAATGCGTGCGATCTTCCCGAACCCTAATAAAGAACTGATGCCAGGCATGTTCGTGCGCGCTATCTTAGAAGATGGTGTGAGAGAAAACGCAATTTTGGTTCCTCAACAAGGTTTATCTCGTACCCCACAAGGTGACTCTCAAGTCATGGTTGTTGGTGCAGAGAATAAAGTTGAAGTCAGAAAAGTGAAAGCTGCACAGGCTGTTGGCAACAAATGGCTGGTAACTGATGGCTTGCAAGATGGCGATCGCGTCATTGTGATTGGTCTGCAAAAAATCAAACCAGGTATTACTGTTGTACCTAAAGAAGCTAATTTAGAAACGCAATCTATAGACAATCAGGCACAACCTGAACAAAAGTCTAAATAA
- a CDS encoding efflux RND transporter permease subunit, which yields MPKFFIDRPIFAWVIAIITMLAGLLAIIKLPVAQYPTIAPPSVSISANYPGADASTVQNTVTQVIEQNMNGIDNLVYMSSTSDSSGSASIMLTFEAGTDGDIAQVQVQNKLQLAMPLLPQEVQQQGISVDKSTSSFLMVAGFVSADNSMGQYDIADYVGSNIKDPLSRVNGVGETQLFGTQYAMRIWLKPEQLVKYNMTTTDVINAIKVQNNQVAAGQLGGTPPVDGQRLNVSIIAQTRLNNPEEFANILLRVNQDGSQVRLKDLATVELGAENYSTIARFNGKPAAGIGIKLATGANALDTANNVRAALAGMEPFFPEGLEIVYPYDTTPFVKISINEVVKTLVEAIMLVVVVMYLFLQNIRATLIPTIAVPVVLLGTFAILAAFGYSINTLTMFAMVLAIGLLVDDAIVVVENVERVMQEEGLPPKEATKKSMGQIQGALVGIAMVLSAVFIPMAFFGGSTGAIYRQFSITIVSAMILSVLVAMILTPALCATMLKPIEKGSHGSQKGFFGWFNRTFEKQAHHYTDSVSRMLNGTGRYLIIYLILVAGMALMFIRLPSSFLPEEDQGVFLAMVQLPPGSTQEQTQAVLDEVNTYFHTDEKRNVESVFTVGGFSFAGQGQNMGLAFVVLKNWSERKGDENHVEAIVQRANIALSQKQEAMIYAFNLPAIVELGTANGFDFELVDQGNLGHDALMAARNQLLGLAAQHPEMLQGVRPNGQDDTSQYRIYIDQQKAQAQGVAIADINATLSSVFGGTYVNDFIDRGRVKKVYVQGDAESRMLPSDISALYVRNAQGNMVPFSAFLDESQDPWKYGSPRLERYNGVPSMNIQGQAAPGQSTGDAMLMMEQLTTENLPKGIGYEWTGMSYQERLSGNQAPALYAISLIVVFLCLAALYESWSVPFSVMLVVPLGIIGALLFTSVRGLSNDVYFKVGLLTTIGLSAKNAILIVEFAKDLMEKEGKGLVEATLNAVKMRLRPILMTSLAFMLGVIPLVFSNGAGSAAQNSVGTGVLGGMFAATSLAIFFVPVFFVVIRRRFNKKSDDIEHSQPPAKTE from the coding sequence ATGCCTAAGTTTTTTATAGATAGACCAATTTTTGCATGGGTAATCGCAATTATTACTATGCTTGCTGGTCTGCTGGCAATTATCAAGTTACCTGTAGCTCAGTACCCAACCATTGCGCCGCCATCCGTATCTATTTCGGCTAACTATCCGGGCGCGGATGCATCGACGGTACAGAATACAGTGACTCAGGTTATCGAACAAAACATGAACGGTATCGATAACTTGGTGTATATGTCATCAACCAGTGATTCATCAGGCTCCGCCAGTATCATGCTGACTTTTGAAGCAGGTACTGATGGTGATATCGCACAGGTTCAAGTTCAAAACAAACTACAACTCGCGATGCCATTGCTGCCACAAGAAGTTCAGCAACAAGGTATCAGCGTTGATAAATCTACCAGTTCATTCTTAATGGTAGCGGGTTTCGTTTCTGCCGATAACTCAATGGGACAATATGATATTGCCGACTATGTAGGCTCCAATATCAAAGATCCACTGAGTCGAGTTAACGGTGTTGGTGAAACCCAGTTGTTTGGTACGCAATACGCGATGCGCATCTGGTTAAAACCAGAGCAACTCGTGAAGTACAACATGACAACAACCGATGTTATCAATGCAATTAAAGTGCAAAACAACCAAGTTGCAGCGGGTCAATTAGGTGGTACACCGCCTGTTGACGGCCAGCGTTTAAACGTCTCAATCATTGCACAGACACGTTTAAACAATCCTGAGGAATTTGCCAATATCCTGTTACGTGTGAATCAGGATGGTTCTCAGGTTCGTTTAAAAGATCTGGCAACTGTTGAGCTTGGCGCTGAAAACTACAGTACTATTGCCCGATTTAACGGTAAGCCTGCTGCGGGTATCGGTATTAAACTAGCAACCGGTGCTAACGCATTGGATACGGCTAACAACGTCCGTGCGGCATTGGCGGGTATGGAGCCTTTCTTCCCTGAAGGGTTAGAAATCGTTTATCCATATGATACAACACCATTCGTTAAGATTTCGATTAACGAAGTAGTTAAAACACTGGTTGAAGCTATCATGTTGGTTGTCGTGGTGATGTATCTGTTCTTACAGAACATTCGCGCAACCTTGATACCCACTATCGCGGTACCTGTCGTCTTGCTAGGAACGTTTGCGATCCTCGCCGCATTTGGGTACTCGATAAACACCTTAACCATGTTTGCGATGGTACTTGCCATCGGTCTTCTTGTGGATGACGCCATCGTTGTAGTGGAAAACGTTGAACGTGTTATGCAAGAAGAGGGCTTACCACCAAAAGAAGCAACCAAGAAGTCCATGGGACAAATTCAAGGTGCATTGGTGGGGATTGCGATGGTTCTGTCTGCGGTATTTATCCCAATGGCCTTCTTTGGTGGCTCAACAGGGGCAATTTACCGTCAGTTCTCGATCACCATCGTATCGGCAATGATCTTGTCAGTACTTGTTGCCATGATCTTGACTCCTGCACTTTGTGCCACCATGTTGAAGCCTATCGAAAAAGGCAGCCATGGTAGCCAAAAAGGGTTCTTTGGTTGGTTTAACCGTACCTTTGAAAAACAAGCTCACCACTATACTGATAGTGTTAGCCGTATGCTGAATGGTACAGGCCGTTACTTGATCATCTATTTGATCTTAGTGGCTGGCATGGCATTAATGTTTATTCGTCTCCCCTCTTCCTTCTTACCCGAAGAAGACCAAGGGGTATTCTTAGCGATGGTTCAATTACCACCGGGATCAACGCAAGAGCAAACACAAGCCGTATTGGATGAAGTTAACACTTACTTCCATACAGACGAAAAACGTAATGTAGAATCAGTATTTACCGTTGGTGGCTTTAGCTTCGCAGGTCAAGGCCAAAACATGGGTCTGGCGTTCGTCGTGTTGAAAAACTGGAGCGAACGTAAAGGCGATGAAAACCACGTTGAGGCAATTGTTCAACGTGCCAATATCGCTTTGTCACAAAAACAAGAGGCAATGATATATGCCTTTAACCTGCCAGCCATTGTCGAGCTAGGTACAGCGAACGGTTTCGACTTTGAATTGGTAGACCAAGGTAACTTGGGGCATGACGCTTTAATGGCAGCACGTAACCAATTACTTGGTTTAGCGGCACAACACCCTGAAATGTTGCAAGGGGTTCGTCCTAACGGTCAAGATGATACATCGCAGTATCGTATCTACATTGACCAACAAAAAGCGCAAGCACAAGGTGTTGCTATCGCCGATATCAACGCAACATTAAGCTCGGTATTTGGTGGAACCTATGTAAACGACTTTATCGACCGTGGTCGTGTGAAGAAAGTTTACGTTCAAGGTGATGCAGAAAGCCGTATGTTACCATCAGATATCAGCGCGCTATACGTTCGTAACGCCCAAGGCAACATGGTACCGTTCTCCGCGTTCTTGGATGAATCACAAGATCCGTGGAAATATGGCTCACCACGTTTAGAACGTTATAACGGTGTTCCGTCAATGAACATTCAAGGCCAAGCTGCACCAGGACAGAGTACTGGTGATGCAATGCTGATGATGGAACAATTAACAACAGAAAACTTACCGAAAGGTATCGGTTACGAATGGACGGGTATGTCATATCAAGAACGTCTATCTGGTAACCAAGCACCGGCTCTGTATGCTATTTCATTAATCGTCGTCTTCTTATGTTTGGCGGCATTGTATGAAAGCTGGTCTGTGCCATTCTCTGTTATGTTAGTTGTACCACTGGGTATTATCGGTGCGTTACTATTTACCTCAGTGCGTGGGCTTTCAAACGACGTATACTTTAAGGTGGGCCTCTTAACAACCATTGGTTTATCGGCGAAAAACGCAATCTTGATTGTTGAATTCGCCAAAGACTTGATGGAAAAAGAAGGCAAAGGACTCGTCGAAGCAACACTTAACGCAGTTAAGATGCGTTTACGACCAATCCTGATGACATCTCTAGCCTTTATGTTAGGTGTTATCCCACTGGTATTTAGTAATGGTGCAGGTTCTGCGGCACAAAACTCCGTTGGTACAGGTGTACTCGGTGGTATGTTTGCAGCGACCTCTTTGGCTATCTTCTTCGTTCCGGTATTCTTTGTGGTGATCCGTCGCCGCTTTAATAAGAAATCGGATGATATAGAGCATAGTCAACCACCGGCAAAAACTGAATAA